A genomic region of Spartobacteria bacterium contains the following coding sequences:
- the pspF gene encoding phage shock protein operon transcriptional activator, which translates to MNTTYPSSPIEAVGQSDAFLNFQENLSRVARIDRPVLIIGERGTGKELAAARLHYLSPSWQGPFVTVNCAALASQLLDSELFGHEAGAFTGAVGKRRGRFESADGGTLFLDEIANLSLEAQEKILRVVEYGVFDRVGGSKSVHVHVRLVGATNVDLPSQARAGKFKEDLLDRLSFEVLTLPPLRLRQGDVEFLITHFATRLAVAIGREAAPRFSDAVMARLVSYDWPGNVRELKNVVERAVYRTEGKVVTDVVFDPFQSPFRPMPAAPRALDEATTSIGQIASSEDARRDVPLARAVAELEERYVRFALEKTHYNQRKAADLLGITYHQFRGLYRKLEIKNNKP; encoded by the coding sequence ATGAACACCACATATCCATCTTCTCCCATCGAGGCCGTCGGGCAATCCGATGCCTTTTTGAATTTTCAGGAAAATTTATCGCGAGTGGCGCGTATTGACAGGCCGGTTTTGATTATTGGTGAGCGCGGTACCGGCAAGGAGTTGGCCGCGGCCCGCTTGCATTATTTGTCTCCAAGTTGGCAGGGGCCATTCGTGACCGTGAACTGCGCGGCCTTGGCCAGTCAGTTGTTGGATTCCGAGCTATTCGGTCACGAGGCGGGAGCGTTCACCGGGGCCGTTGGAAAACGGCGCGGCCGATTTGAAAGCGCGGATGGAGGGACCTTGTTTTTGGATGAGATCGCCAATTTGTCCTTGGAGGCTCAGGAAAAAATTTTACGGGTGGTCGAATACGGGGTTTTTGATCGGGTGGGGGGCAGTAAAAGTGTTCACGTTCATGTTCGCTTGGTGGGAGCAACGAACGTGGACTTGCCCAGTCAGGCCAGGGCGGGAAAGTTCAAGGAGGACTTGCTGGATCGTTTGAGCTTCGAAGTTTTGACCTTGCCGCCGTTGCGTCTGCGGCAAGGCGATGTGGAGTTTCTGATCACGCATTTTGCCACGCGCTTGGCCGTGGCGATCGGACGCGAGGCCGCGCCCAGATTTTCCGACGCGGTCATGGCCCGGCTGGTGAGCTATGATTGGCCAGGCAATGTGCGGGAACTCAAAAACGTGGTGGAGCGGGCGGTGTATCGTACCGAAGGGAAGGTGGTGACCGATGTGGTTTTTGATCCGTTTCAGTCTCCGTTTCGTCCCATGCCCGCAGCGCCTCGCGCGTTGGACGAGGCGACGACGTCCATCGGGCAAATCGCGAGCAGCGAGGACGCTCGGCGCGACGTGCCCTTGGCTCGGGCCGTGGCCGAGTTGGAGGAGCGCTATGTGCGCTTTGCACTGGAAAAAACCCACTATAACCAGCGCAAGGCTGCTGATTTATTGGGGATAACATATCATCAGTTCCGTGGATTGTACCGAAAATTGGAAATCAAAAATAACAAGCCATAG